Below is a genomic region from Castanea sativa cultivar Marrone di Chiusa Pesio chromosome 2, ASM4071231v1.
caaaaccagaatttttccttcagaatGATGGGAGTCTCTCATATTTAAAATTAGCCCAATCACTCTGTCCATCATAACCTGCCAAGAACGCACCCCTACGGATTGGCTTTGTGATAGGGAGGGCAACTTTAACCCTCATGAAATAACTCTGACTTTcagatttttgttttctctcaacTTCAACCACCGTACCCAGTCGAATTCCCATTGCCTCAACGATTGTAGGCAACACCAAATCAAAAGGAGCCCCCCATATCTGCACCCAGAGAGAGACTGAATCAAACTTTACGTTTCCCGCCGTCATCCCCACTCGCCATTGAAGTAACATCAACACTTGGTTATCAAAGGACCGCGACCCACCCTTCAGCACACTATTCATCTCAAACTCAGTATTGAACTTGAGTTGAAATAAATTCAATCCCACTTCAACAATCTGAACACCTTCCTCTAGTCCCCACGCCCTTTTCAGAGTACGCAAGCTACCTTTTTATTAAAAGGGCGGCAGGTAAGGAACTTCCCTATCAAACTAAGCGCACAACTCTCCAATCCTTCCCTTTGCCCTTCATCTGGAATATCAATAATCTCTTCTTCCTCCA
It encodes:
- the LOC142625017 gene encoding uncharacterized protein LOC142625017 yields the protein MEEEEIIDIPDEGQREGLESCALSLIGKFLTCRPFNKKFNTEFEMNSVLKGGSRSFDNQVLMLLQWRVGMTAGNVKFDSVSLWVQIWGAPFDLVLPTIVEAMGIRLGTVVEVERKQKSESQSYFMRVKVALPITKPIRRGAFLAGYDGQSDWANFKYERLPSF